In Legionella sp. MW5194, a single window of DNA contains:
- a CDS encoding sensor histidine kinase KdpD: protein MARISDVMYYFIGTFFFISLCLIALFSLLFVRNMKKVYQITKNFSQGNFDFHRKIGTTSVLYGLYRNIIQMGEQLKELIESHKQLCRFVAHEIRTPLSTIQMATDSIKRKNAEDALLNKQINSIQEDIADINRIVSTFLIYSKMHSNELKLKQSETDIIVWLRKLLESYSSSTFEITFYSNELNSLKAYIDENILKHAVTNLITNAMKFAEHTISLTISLDNSHILLHVDDDGPGLPEEGADDIFSEYTIAEDAGIGDKHIGLGLAIVKKVVNLHGGKVMATQSPILKGARFTIVLPIYS from the coding sequence ATTTTCATTGCTTTTTGTTAGAAATATGAAAAAGGTGTATCAGATAACTAAAAATTTCAGTCAAGGGAACTTTGATTTTCATCGGAAAATAGGTACTACCTCTGTTTTGTATGGGCTGTATAGAAATATCATCCAAATGGGTGAGCAATTAAAAGAACTGATTGAATCACATAAACAATTGTGCCGGTTTGTCGCGCATGAAATTAGGACCCCTTTGTCAACCATACAAATGGCGACGGATAGTATCAAAAGGAAAAACGCTGAAGATGCATTGCTCAATAAACAGATAAACAGCATACAAGAAGATATTGCAGACATAAATCGCATCGTCAGCACTTTTTTGATTTACTCAAAAATGCATTCAAACGAATTGAAATTAAAACAGTCTGAGACCGATATAATAGTATGGTTAAGAAAGTTATTAGAGTCTTATTCTTCCTCAACATTTGAAATTACATTTTATTCTAATGAGTTAAATTCTTTGAAAGCATACATAGATGAAAATATTTTAAAACACGCTGTTACCAATTTGATTACAAATGCCATGAAATTTGCAGAGCACACTATTTCTTTAACCATTTCGCTGGATAATAGTCATATTTTACTTCACGTAGACGATGATGGCCCAGGCTTGCCGGAGGAGGGTGCGGATGACATTTTTTCTGAATATACAATTGCTGAAGACGCAGGAATTGGAGATAAACATATTGGGTTAGGATTAGCTATTGTTAAAAAAGTTGTTAATCTCCACGGAGGAAAGGTCATGGCTACACAATCACCGATATTAAAAGGTGCTCGATTCACCATAGTACTTCCAATATATTCTTAA